A window of the Polaribacter sp. HaHaR_3_91 genome harbors these coding sequences:
- a CDS encoding FIST signal transduction protein, with the protein MKTVQLKKHKNADWKYLSENITLKAPLVLVFGNRYLLEDEIIFEEIRDKFKDGHIVFGSACGDISSESIDDESITITAIEFEKSNFIIKTTNVLNAASDAKVDSFKVGKDLISQFSEEGLKHIFVVSEGSFINGSQLTEGMNSATDNNLLITGALCGDDARFEKTIASYNEKPKPGEIVAIGLYGESLEITFSINGGWTPFGPERIVTKSEGNTLYELDNLPALDLYKKYLGEKSKELPGAALLYPLNVKTENGHNTIVRSILNINEAENSMILAGDILENSKVQLMMTNVDNIVNAAEKAAKSALEFRNKKPELAILVSCIGRKLVLDQRVEEEVEEVIEVVGDTTTITGLYSYGEIAPFIGENSCQLHNQTMTVTLISE; encoded by the coding sequence ATGAAAACCGTACAACTTAAAAAACATAAAAATGCTGATTGGAAATACTTATCGGAAAATATAACTTTAAAAGCACCGTTAGTACTTGTATTTGGAAATAGATATTTATTAGAAGATGAAATTATTTTTGAAGAAATTAGAGACAAATTTAAAGACGGACATATAGTTTTTGGTTCGGCTTGTGGAGATATTTCATCAGAATCTATTGATGATGAAAGTATTACTATTACAGCTATAGAGTTTGAAAAAAGTAATTTTATTATTAAAACTACAAATGTTTTAAATGCTGCTTCTGATGCTAAAGTAGATAGTTTTAAAGTTGGAAAGGATTTAATTAGCCAATTTTCTGAAGAAGGTCTAAAGCACATTTTTGTAGTTTCTGAAGGTAGTTTTATAAATGGTAGTCAATTAACAGAAGGCATGAATTCGGCTACAGATAATAACTTATTAATTACTGGAGCTTTGTGTGGTGATGATGCTAGATTTGAAAAAACAATAGCTTCTTATAACGAAAAACCAAAACCAGGAGAAATAGTTGCCATTGGTTTGTATGGAGAATCTTTAGAAATAACATTTTCTATTAATGGAGGTTGGACTCCTTTTGGACCAGAACGAATTGTAACAAAATCTGAAGGAAATACGTTATATGAATTAGATAACTTACCAGCATTAGATTTATACAAAAAATATTTAGGAGAAAAATCTAAAGAATTGCCAGGAGCAGCCTTATTGTATCCATTAAATGTAAAAACAGAAAATGGACACAATACGATTGTAAGAAGTATTTTAAATATAAACGAAGCTGAAAATTCTATGATTTTGGCTGGTGATATCTTAGAGAATTCTAAAGTACAATTAATGATGACCAATGTAGATAATATTGTAAATGCAGCAGAAAAAGCGGCTAAAAGTGCACTAGAGTTTAGAAATAAAAAACCAGAATTAGCAATTTTAGTAAGCTGTATTGGTAGAAAATTGGTTTTAGACCAAAGAGTAGAAGAAGAGGTAGAAGAAGTGATAGAAGTTGTAGGAGATACAACAACAATAACAGGCTTGTATTCTTATGGAGAAATTGCTCCTTTTATTGGAGAAAATAGTTGTCAACTTCATAACCAAACCATGACAGTTACACTAATAAGCGAATAA
- a CDS encoding ATP-binding protein, whose amino-acid sequence MNSLLKRQIRKYLPQELQSNEDLERFLDAVDKSYTTSEEQFLMLQRATKFSSEELFCANEQLREESDSQKKVISKLESVIDKLQFYDLKNNRPKESVDSLKLVDFIDDQTKEIIKINQQKDKLLRNLERQNQELNDYAHMVSHDLKSPLQSIEVLTAWVLEDYSGVLDAAGKENLQFIRDNVEKMDTLVKGILEYSTIGRMEKDIYDVNLNDLVNNLKKKEEKLNSATYIIPERLPTIKGDKFRLEQLFLHLLDNAVKFNDKKEPTVEIGFTEDSDFWKFYIEDNGNGIDNKYFDKIFVAFQKLEDDYKSTGIGLSIVKKIVEVYNGEIYLKSEQNVGSTFYFSIKK is encoded by the coding sequence ATGAATTCTTTATTAAAAAGACAAATAAGAAAGTATCTACCCCAAGAATTGCAATCTAATGAAGATTTAGAGCGGTTCTTAGATGCTGTTGATAAATCTTATACTACTTCAGAAGAGCAGTTTTTAATGCTTCAGAGAGCTACTAAATTTAGTTCTGAGGAGCTATTTTGTGCAAATGAGCAGCTTAGAGAAGAATCTGATTCTCAGAAAAAAGTAATCTCAAAATTAGAAAGTGTCATAGACAAATTACAGTTTTATGATTTAAAAAATAACCGTCCTAAAGAAAGCGTAGATTCTTTAAAATTGGTTGACTTTATTGATGATCAAACTAAAGAAATCATTAAAATTAATCAGCAAAAAGATAAACTTTTAAGAAATTTAGAACGACAAAATCAGGAATTAAATGATTATGCTCACATGGTTTCTCATGATTTAAAATCTCCTCTACAAAGCATTGAAGTTTTGACTGCATGGGTCTTAGAAGATTATTCTGGGGTTTTAGATGCTGCCGGAAAGGAAAATTTACAATTTATTAGAGACAATGTAGAGAAAATGGACACACTTGTAAAAGGAATTTTAGAATACTCTACAATCGGTAGAATGGAAAAAGATATTTATGATGTAAATTTAAATGATTTAGTAAATAACTTAAAAAAGAAAGAAGAAAAATTAAATAGCGCTACTTATATAATTCCTGAAAGATTACCTACCATCAAAGGTGATAAATTTAGATTAGAGCAATTATTTTTACATTTATTAGATAATGCTGTCAAATTTAATGATAAAAAAGAACCTACGGTAGAAATAGGTTTTACTGAAGATTCTGATTTTTGGAAATTTTACATAGAGGATAATGGAAATGGAATTGATAACAAATATTTTGATAAAATATTTGTTGCATTTCAAAAATTAGAAGATGATTATAAATCTACTGGAATAGGTTTGTCTATCGTAAAAAAAATTGTTGAAGTATATAATGGAGAAATTTATTTAAAATCTGAGCAAAATGTGGGTTCTACTTTTTACTTTAGCATAAAAAAATAA
- a CDS encoding Hpt domain-containing protein has protein sequence MEQPNLIYIEQLARGDESIRAELIGVIKTEFPEEKKEYHNSLEHKQFKKIEENVHKIKHKISILGLEKSYEMANKFEHNLREQSLEGQEDFDKILKAISDYIETI, from the coding sequence ATGGAACAACCAAACTTAATATATATAGAACAATTAGCAAGAGGAGATGAATCTATTAGAGCAGAGCTTATTGGGGTGATTAAAACAGAGTTTCCTGAAGAAAAGAAAGAATACCATAATAGCTTAGAGCATAAACAATTTAAAAAAATTGAAGAAAATGTTCATAAGATTAAACATAAAATTAGTATTTTGGGACTTGAAAAGAGTTACGAAATGGCAAATAAGTTTGAACATAATCTTAGAGAACAAAGTTTAGAAGGTCAGGAAGATTTTGATAAAATTTTAAAAGCAATTTCAGACTATATAGAAACTATATAA
- a CDS encoding LytTR family DNA-binding domain-containing protein has translation MNCIIIDDEKMARAIIKTLCNEVKSLNVVEEFSGAIEAMKYLIENTVDLIFLDIHMPGFSGLDFIKTLKNPPKIILTTSDPKFAIEAFEYDFIIDYLLKPLEFPRFKKAILKAETKTISINEPKKEVVDSKKVDNDFYINIDRRLIKIDLPSIYLIEAKGDYIKIKTETKDYTVHSTLKKIEEKLPESLFLKIHRSYIINIKKIIDIEDNSVLIKKDVIPVSRSKRPELMKRLDLL, from the coding sequence ATGAATTGTATTATTATTGATGATGAAAAAATGGCAAGGGCTATTATAAAAACCCTTTGTAATGAAGTTAAGTCGTTAAACGTTGTTGAAGAGTTTTCTGGAGCTATTGAAGCCATGAAATATTTGATAGAAAATACGGTAGATTTAATTTTCTTAGATATCCATATGCCTGGTTTTAGTGGATTAGACTTTATAAAAACCTTAAAAAACCCACCTAAAATTATCTTAACAACTTCAGATCCTAAGTTTGCCATTGAAGCTTTTGAGTATGATTTTATTATAGATTATTTATTGAAACCGTTAGAATTTCCTCGATTTAAGAAAGCTATTCTTAAAGCAGAAACTAAAACGATTTCTATTAATGAACCTAAAAAAGAAGTTGTTGATTCTAAAAAAGTTGATAACGATTTTTATATTAATATCGATCGTAGATTAATAAAAATAGACTTACCAAGTATTTACTTAATAGAAGCTAAAGGAGATTATATTAAAATAAAAACAGAAACCAAAGATTATACGGTTCACTCTACACTTAAGAAGATAGAAGAGAAGTTGCCTGAATCCCTTTTTTTAAAAATACATCGTTCATATATCATCAATATTAAAAAAATTATAGATATTGAAGATAATAGTGTCTTAATCAAAAAAGATGTTATCCCTGTTAGTAGGTCTAAACGTCCAGAATTAATGAAAAGACTAGACTTACTTTAA
- a CDS encoding T9SS type A sorting domain-containing protein, which translates to MKHIIEKIVLILLLITIGNTNAQTDKSNFVGGDRVKNKQQFYKKNSTNSFIDYLPETGMNHTETALVSIPEKLVVNKNIKDFLSVVYHQGDQQVASVIATETEGGIYNHFKAICNRFNGVSLDSINTILIKEHKLIKTKISNVSGETEYTLSFSINTHRKEHELFSFWNIDQYPSSNYQNYFIWGSSFAQVYSIADYIIEQHTEKNNLKSTLVPKVLPNVFVKKGTYSNGIVHLNLVNRTQEKSVNFVGNIAETEIAEHVKVANTFSLSGAYNEVLSIQTGVLFDIGFYLETSSSSQKDDLYLAGGTWGLDYLKEYVTVSDFEVHTFERELKEDVYEVERSVKAIGEVKGNINLFRHLLPENKTLNVTQYDLINFNIKNNEPVEIVLMSGEDRAWENRLRYTIPVNSEEKRYSISFLDFVDHQGNHVNISDIKTIVFSIIGDYTNYKPFNFDINKIAFTTNSNLSTDDLILENNNKLINYPNPFTSSTTIQLSAASNDIQIQVYDLMGRVVDIQKISSRSSFTKVQYNAPQLKKGVYKYNLIDDEYKQHSGTFIVK; encoded by the coding sequence ATGAAACATATCATAGAAAAAATAGTGCTAATTCTCCTTTTAATAACAATTGGAAACACAAATGCTCAAACAGACAAAAGTAATTTTGTTGGTGGAGATCGTGTGAAAAATAAGCAACAATTTTATAAAAAGAATTCTACAAATTCTTTTATCGATTATTTACCAGAAACAGGAATGAATCATACAGAAACAGCATTAGTTTCGATTCCTGAAAAACTTGTTGTAAATAAAAATATAAAAGATTTTTTATCGGTAGTTTATCATCAAGGAGATCAACAAGTGGCATCTGTTATAGCTACTGAAACAGAAGGCGGTATTTATAATCATTTTAAAGCAATTTGTAACAGGTTTAATGGCGTTAGTTTAGACAGTATTAATACAATTTTAATTAAAGAACACAAATTAATAAAAACTAAAATTAGCAACGTCTCAGGTGAAACAGAATATACTTTAAGTTTTTCTATTAATACACATAGAAAAGAACATGAGTTGTTTAGTTTTTGGAACATAGACCAATATCCTTCGAGTAATTATCAAAATTATTTTATTTGGGGAAGTTCTTTCGCTCAGGTTTATTCAATAGCAGATTATATTATAGAACAGCATACTGAAAAAAATAACTTAAAAAGTACTTTGGTACCTAAGGTATTACCTAATGTTTTTGTGAAAAAAGGAACTTATTCTAACGGCATTGTTCATTTAAATTTGGTAAATAGAACACAAGAGAAATCTGTTAATTTTGTTGGTAATATAGCAGAAACTGAGATTGCAGAGCATGTTAAAGTGGCTAATACGTTTTCTCTATCAGGAGCATATAATGAAGTTTTATCAATACAAACAGGCGTTTTATTTGATATTGGTTTTTATTTAGAAACTTCTTCTTCTTCTCAAAAAGATGATTTGTATTTGGCAGGTGGAACATGGGGTTTAGATTATTTAAAAGAATATGTAACGGTTTCAGACTTTGAAGTACATACTTTTGAAAGAGAATTAAAAGAGGATGTATATGAGGTAGAAAGAAGTGTTAAGGCTATTGGAGAGGTGAAAGGAAATATTAATTTATTTAGACACCTTTTACCTGAAAATAAAACTTTAAATGTAACTCAATATGACTTGATTAATTTTAATATTAAAAATAATGAGCCTGTAGAAATAGTACTTATGTCTGGTGAAGATAGAGCTTGGGAAAATAGGTTACGTTATACAATTCCTGTAAATTCAGAAGAAAAAAGGTATAGTATTTCATTCTTAGATTTTGTAGATCATCAAGGAAATCATGTAAATATTTCAGATATTAAAACTATTGTATTTTCAATTATAGGTGATTATACCAATTACAAACCTTTTAATTTTGATATAAATAAAATAGCATTTACAACAAATAGTAATTTAAGTACAGATGATCTTATCCTAGAAAATAATAACAAATTAATAAATTACCCTAATCCTTTTACGAGTTCTACAACAATTCAACTTTCAGCAGCTTCTAATGATATTCAAATTCAAGTTTATGACTTAATGGGTAGAGTAGTAGATATTCAAAAAATAAGCAGCCGTTCTTCTTTTACAAAAGTACAATACAATGCTCCTCAATTAAAAAAAGGAGTTTATAAATATAATTTGATTGACGATGAATACAAGCAACATTCCGGAACCTTTATCGTCAAGTAG
- a CDS encoding lipopolysaccharide assembly protein LapB, which produces MKFLYSTLIFFLFFSIQSFSQDMQEGFTYLETGKYKEAEVFFKDILKEYPTNKTARLCYGRAIGLNGKDTAAVTLFTNLLKDYPTDFEVKLNYAESLLWSKNYPDAKIYYQTLLKENDKSFAALLGYANTLSNLKEFKAALINVDKALEVLPGNPNALVSKKYMRLGLASKKVSDQKYKEAETILKENFTSFKDDKETLLNLANLYLISKQIEKAKNTYEIIGKKPEDKLISLNGIALAHHLDGDDKTALTVSKTALKSIDKNTSETLKKQTIERYIQALIWNKKYTSAKTEIDKLLDDNKTPENWMLSLRATLNIYKSDFKKSINDYNLILKKDSASFDGNLGKANALKASGYYNSAYKSAENTLVFYEKQKDASNFIKELDLSFTPYVETKYSYSYDNGNNEANAYDLKAEVPFSTKFKILANYNFRTTLNNQIDSLKATTNNLLLGVSYQLLNNLTLKGSFGVTSSDSESKKYNQLLTDISLNIKPFKLQSLELGYKRDVQNFNATLLNDEIVQNNLILNYSLNTNFNLGWFTQYYYTWQSDDNARNLLFTSLYYNIFAKPSIKAGFNYQNISFKESRDNYFSPSKFNAVEIFVNLIKDEAAAKNKEWFYGLTAATGLQYIEGDDALSTYRVQAKLGYKFSERALLNIYGLQSNIASAVATAGSAGFTYTEFGVRFKWIFLRKPLYKK; this is translated from the coding sequence ATGAAATTTTTATATTCAACACTGATCTTCTTTCTTTTCTTTAGTATACAAAGTTTTAGTCAAGACATGCAAGAAGGCTTTACCTATTTAGAAACAGGTAAATACAAGGAAGCCGAAGTTTTTTTTAAAGACATATTAAAAGAGTATCCTACAAATAAAACGGCCAGACTTTGTTACGGAAGAGCTATTGGTTTAAATGGGAAAGATACTGCTGCCGTAACACTTTTTACCAACTTATTAAAAGATTACCCTACAGATTTTGAAGTAAAACTTAATTATGCAGAGTCTTTGCTTTGGAGTAAAAACTACCCTGATGCAAAAATCTATTATCAAACATTATTAAAAGAAAATGATAAAAGCTTTGCTGCATTATTAGGCTATGCTAATACCTTATCTAATTTAAAAGAATTTAAAGCTGCTTTAATAAATGTAGACAAAGCCTTAGAGGTACTTCCTGGTAATCCTAATGCTTTGGTTTCTAAAAAATACATGAGATTAGGCTTGGCAAGTAAGAAAGTAAGTGATCAAAAATATAAGGAAGCAGAAACCATTTTAAAAGAAAATTTCACTTCATTTAAAGACGATAAAGAAACATTACTAAACCTTGCTAATTTATATTTAATTTCTAAACAAATAGAAAAAGCAAAAAACACTTATGAAATTATAGGTAAAAAGCCAGAAGATAAACTTATTTCGTTAAATGGAATCGCTTTAGCACATCACTTAGATGGTGATGATAAAACAGCATTAACTGTAAGCAAAACAGCGCTAAAAAGTATTGATAAAAACACCTCTGAAACCTTAAAAAAACAAACGATAGAAAGATACATTCAAGCTTTAATTTGGAATAAAAAATATACGTCTGCCAAAACTGAAATTGATAAACTATTAGATGATAATAAAACCCCAGAAAACTGGATGCTTTCTTTACGAGCAACACTTAATATTTATAAAAGTGATTTTAAGAAAAGTATTAATGATTATAATTTAATCTTAAAAAAAGACAGTGCTTCTTTTGATGGTAATTTAGGAAAAGCAAATGCTTTAAAAGCATCTGGCTATTATAATAGTGCTTATAAAAGTGCAGAAAACACTTTAGTTTTTTATGAAAAACAAAAAGATGCCTCTAATTTTATTAAGGAACTAGATTTAAGTTTTACTCCGTATGTAGAAACCAAATATTCTTATTCTTATGATAATGGAAATAACGAAGCAAATGCATACGACCTAAAAGCTGAAGTTCCGTTTTCTACAAAGTTTAAAATTTTAGCAAACTATAACTTTAGAACAACTCTTAATAATCAAATTGACTCATTAAAAGCCACTACAAATAACTTATTGTTAGGTGTTTCTTATCAATTACTAAATAACCTAACCTTAAAAGGTAGTTTTGGTGTTACTTCTTCTGATTCAGAATCAAAAAAATACAATCAACTATTAACAGATATTTCACTTAATATAAAACCATTTAAGCTTCAAAGCTTAGAATTAGGATACAAAAGAGATGTTCAGAATTTTAATGCAACATTATTGAATGATGAAATTGTGCAAAATAATCTTATTTTAAATTATAGCTTAAATACCAACTTTAATTTAGGTTGGTTTACTCAGTATTATTATACTTGGCAAAGTGATGACAACGCTAGAAACCTATTATTTACTTCTCTTTACTATAATATTTTTGCAAAACCTTCTATAAAAGCAGGATTTAATTACCAGAACATCTCTTTTAAAGAATCTAGAGATAATTATTTTAGTCCTAGTAAATTTAATGCTGTAGAGATTTTTGTTAATCTTATTAAAGATGAAGCGGCTGCAAAAAACAAGGAGTGGTTTTATGGATTAACGGCGGCTACTGGTTTGCAATACATAGAAGGTGATGACGCACTTAGCACCTATAGGGTTCAAGCTAAATTAGGCTATAAGTTTTCCGAACGCGCACTCTTAAATATCTACGGATTACAAAGTAATATTGCTTCTGCTGTTGCCACTGCAGGTTCTGCTGGTTTTACATATACAGAGTTTGGTGTAAGATTTAAATGGATTTTTTTAAGAAAACCTTTATATAAAAAATAA
- a CDS encoding oligosaccharide flippase family protein produces the protein MQEIIRFVKKGIKPEQLFMLSVLLVNGGNYIYNLVLGRVLGPEKFADAAILITFLLVLSFVAMTFQLVTAKFSVLFEDSIFSGFISKIYKNALFTGIILGIAIIVFATQLQHFFKTTSSTMFVIFGVGVPFYFLMSVNRGVFQGKQELKSLSVTYQSEMMSRLLLTFALLYFLDIDSSLIIAIGIFFSFVFGLIPFRTSNFSLFKPFKLDNVNKKLVKNFFIITAFYELTQIIINNSDILLVKHYFDSYEAGLYASLALIGRVVYFIAWMFVMLLLPTVVQLKKEGKDTLPILLKYVAYIGFIAATIVISCFFFPNEIINILFGNEYVSVASLLWKYASATGIFAISNIFAYYYLSLDKYVPVVLSGIFGMLQIVLVVLFHESLEQVVHVQIIAMVLLLIVQLSIFFFKDSKSSKNPKEIT, from the coding sequence ATGCAAGAAATTATAAGGTTTGTAAAAAAAGGTATAAAACCTGAACAATTATTTATGCTAAGTGTGCTCTTAGTAAACGGAGGTAATTATATATATAATTTAGTTTTAGGAAGGGTTTTAGGTCCTGAGAAATTTGCAGATGCTGCTATTTTAATTACTTTTTTATTGGTTTTATCTTTTGTAGCCATGACTTTTCAGTTGGTAACAGCTAAGTTTTCTGTACTTTTTGAGGATAGTATTTTTTCGGGTTTTATTTCTAAAATTTATAAAAATGCTTTATTTACAGGAATTATTTTAGGTATTGCAATCATTGTTTTTGCTACACAATTACAACATTTTTTTAAAACGACTTCTTCTACAATGTTTGTTATTTTTGGAGTTGGTGTACCATTTTACTTTTTAATGAGTGTAAATAGAGGTGTTTTTCAAGGAAAGCAGGAATTGAAATCACTGTCTGTAACTTATCAATCAGAAATGATGAGTAGGTTATTATTAACATTTGCCTTGTTGTATTTTCTAGACATAGATTCTTCATTGATAATTGCTATTGGTATTTTTTTCTCTTTTGTTTTTGGGTTAATTCCTTTTAGAACGAGTAACTTTTCTTTATTCAAACCTTTTAAATTAGACAATGTTAATAAGAAATTGGTAAAGAATTTTTTTATTATTACGGCGTTTTATGAGTTAACTCAAATTATTATAAACAATAGTGATATTTTGCTAGTAAAACATTATTTTGATTCTTATGAAGCAGGTTTGTATGCTTCTTTAGCTTTAATAGGTAGAGTTGTTTATTTTATTGCTTGGATGTTTGTAATGTTACTTTTGCCAACAGTAGTTCAACTTAAAAAAGAAGGAAAAGATACGTTACCTATCTTATTAAAATATGTAGCATATATTGGCTTTATAGCTGCAACTATTGTAATTAGTTGCTTTTTCTTTCCCAATGAAATTATTAATATTTTATTTGGTAATGAATACGTGTCTGTAGCGTCATTACTATGGAAATATGCATCAGCAACAGGTATTTTTGCAATTTCAAACATATTTGCTTATTATTATTTATCATTAGACAAGTATGTGCCCGTTGTTCTGTCTGGTATTTTTGGAATGTTACAAATTGTTTTAGTTGTACTTTTTCATGAAAGTTTAGAACAAGTTGTACATGTGCAAATTATAGCAATGGTTTTATTATTAATAGTACAACTTAGTATCTTCTTTTTTAAAGATTCTAAGTCTTCCAAAAACCCAAAAGAAATAACCTAG
- a CDS encoding glycosyltransferase, giving the protein MKLAIVTAYPPSKVTLNEYAYHLVKSFRLKEKVTELILLTDETPGEKEIQFEADGCKITVKECWQFNSYANTNNVIKAINETKPDAVLFNLQFMKFGDKKVVAALGLTLPLICKVKGIPTIVLLHNILEQVDLESAGFTSNKLAQKVYNFIGTSLTKLILKADLVAVTMDKYVTTLVDKYKVDNVKMIPHGTFEIPENPSQKLPEGPLKIMTFGKFGTYKKVESMIEAVEIVRRETGVDLEIVIAGTDNPNVPGYLENAQETYKHVPQLTFTGYVEENEVAPLFTESAVVVFPYTSTTGSSGVLHQAGSYGRAVVMPNLGDLATLIEDEGYRGEFFEPESVTSLANAIKAIVTDDTYRIELGEANYKAATAFPMARITDIYLEEFDKIISKKKS; this is encoded by the coding sequence ATGAAATTAGCAATCGTAACAGCGTATCCACCAAGTAAAGTAACCCTAAACGAATATGCATATCACTTAGTTAAAAGTTTTAGGTTGAAAGAAAAGGTTACAGAATTAATTCTTTTAACCGATGAAACTCCAGGTGAAAAAGAGATTCAGTTTGAAGCAGATGGTTGTAAAATTACGGTAAAAGAATGTTGGCAATTTAATAGCTACGCTAATACTAATAATGTTATAAAAGCAATTAATGAAACAAAGCCAGATGCTGTTTTATTCAACTTACAATTTATGAAGTTTGGAGACAAGAAAGTTGTTGCTGCATTAGGATTAACATTGCCATTAATTTGTAAGGTGAAAGGAATTCCTACCATTGTTTTATTACATAATATTTTAGAACAAGTAGATTTAGAAAGTGCCGGATTTACCTCAAATAAATTGGCTCAAAAAGTATATAATTTTATTGGTACTTCATTAACAAAGTTGATCTTAAAAGCAGATTTAGTTGCGGTTACCATGGATAAATATGTAACAACTTTAGTAGATAAATACAAGGTTGATAATGTGAAAATGATTCCTCACGGAACTTTTGAAATTCCAGAAAATCCATCACAAAAATTACCTGAAGGTCCTTTAAAGATTATGACTTTTGGAAAGTTTGGGACCTACAAAAAAGTAGAATCTATGATTGAAGCTGTAGAAATTGTAAGAAGAGAAACAGGTGTAGATTTAGAAATTGTAATTGCAGGAACAGACAACCCAAATGTACCTGGTTATTTAGAGAATGCTCAAGAAACTTACAAACATGTACCACAACTTACGTTTACTGGGTATGTAGAAGAAAATGAAGTAGCACCGTTGTTTACAGAAAGTGCTGTAGTTGTTTTTCCTTATACGTCTACAACCGGAAGTTCTGGAGTATTACATCAAGCTGGAAGTTATGGTAGAGCAGTGGTAATGCCTAATTTAGGAGATTTAGCAACCTTAATTGAAGATGAAGGTTATAGAGGTGAGTTTTTTGAACCAGAAAGTGTAACAAGTTTGGCAAATGCAATTAAAGCAATTGTAACAGATGATACATATAGAATAGAACTTGGCGAAGCAAATTACAAAGCAGCAACGGCGTTCCCTATGGCAAGAATTACAGATATTTATTTAGAAGAATTTGATAAAATTATATCCAAAAAGAAGTCATAA